The proteins below are encoded in one region of Lactuca sativa cultivar Salinas chromosome 3, Lsat_Salinas_v11, whole genome shotgun sequence:
- the LOC111888358 gene encoding uncharacterized protein LOC111888358: protein MAMALLLTSWLNGRRLRYLILALCLPLLIPIVFAIFPFLCAVEICFRFCRRGRKRCRLKSGPPLDAEGGGQVVVVVELNLLERYLDDQLGLALEIACECDDETDDFYSNRSYLLC, encoded by the coding sequence ATGGCGATGGCTTTGTTGTTGACATCGTGGCTGAATGGACGTCGGTTAAGGTATTTGATTCTAGCTCTCTGCTTGCCTTTGCTCATCCCGATCGTATTTGCGATTTTTCCTTTCCTGTGTGCCGTTGAAATCTGCTTCCGATTCTGCCGGCGCGGCCGCAAGCGTTGTCGGCTGAAATCAGGTCCGCCGCTGGATGCGGAAGGAGGTGgacaggtggtggtggtggtggaattGAATTTGCTGGAGAGGTATCTTGATGATCAATTAGGACTTGCTCTTGAAATTGCTTGTGAATGTGACGATGAAACTGATGATTTTTACAGTAATCGGAGTTATCTTTTGTGTTAA